One genomic region from Cucumis melo cultivar AY chromosome 9, USDA_Cmelo_AY_1.0, whole genome shotgun sequence encodes:
- the LOC103498502 gene encoding phosphate transporter PHO1 homolog 9-like isoform X2, translating to MKFGKEFLSQMVPEWQEAYLDYNHLKAILAEVSISKQPKGSDVSGKLKRKVSLYRAFSGLTGRRHSPRKQDDAIITNIVQNGSEESYQSMFFMSSDRGGENEVVFFRRLDDEFNKVVRFYKKKVGELMVEAEELSTQMDILIALRIKVEKPDVAFEDVDEHVDLAGSAVSSTVTSTHGRATGRPRLETTQEVEMADDATSISEVMEVKEPKNCCRKESRGAIQTIQERPASLDLLPHVRINISPETPVSTLKYMVASSKARLSYNKKELRNSEELMTRALIQFYQKLQVLKGYSFLNTLAVSKIMKKYDKITSRKASKVYLEMVDKSPLGSPTEVTRLIESVETAFIKHFANGNRRRGMDILRRKIRRERHGITFFSGFFFGCAVALVVAIVLVIHLRDVFESNGSSQFMDNIFPLYSFFGFIILHMLMYSGNIYFWRRYRINYSFMFGFKEGTELGHREVFFLSSGLAVLTLACVLSHMDMEMDPVTKRFEAFTESIPLALLMAVLLIIFCPFNIIFRSSRFFLLRSAFHLVCAPFYKVTLEDFFLADQLTSQVQAFRSLEFYICYYGWGDFLRRTNTCAQSNIFEAFYFVVAIIPYWTRTLQCLRRLIEEKDARHVFNGLKYFSTVIAVAMRTGNDLNMGMTWRTLAIVSSVIATISGTYWDIVCDWGLLRRNSRNPWLRDKLVISNKSVYFVAIVLNILLRLAWMQSVLGFREAPFIHRQALISIVAVLEIIRRGIWNFFRLENEHLNNVGKYRAFNSVPLPFDYDEMAR from the exons ATGAAGTTTGGGAAGGAGTTTTTGTCCCAAATGGTGCCGGAATGGCAAGAAGCGTATTTGGATTACAATCATTTGAAAGCAATTTTGGCTGAAGTAAGTATATCTAAGCAGCCAAAAGGTTCAGATGTCTCGGGTAAGCTAAAGAGAAAGGTTTCTTTGTATAGAGCTTTTAGTGGGCTTACCGGAAGAAGGCATTCTCCAAGGAAGCAGGATGATGCTATCATTACAAACATAGTTCAAAATGGTTCTGAAGAGAGCTATCAGAGTATGTTCTTTATGTCATCTGATCGAGGAGGTGAAAATGAGGTGGTGTTCTTTAGGAGACTAGACGATGAATTCAATAAAGTGGTCAGGTTTTATAAGAAGAAAGTGGGGGAGTTGATGGTGGAGGCAGAGGAATTGAGCACACAGATGGATATTTTGATTGCTTTGAGGATAAAGGTGGAGAAACCAGATGTTGCTTTTGAAGATGTTGATGAACATGTTGATCTAGCAGGAAGTGCAGTCTCCTCAACTGTTACTTCAACCCATGGAAGAGCTACAG GACGGCCGCGCTTGGAAACAACTCAGGAAGTTGAGATGGCAGACGATGCAACTTCAATAAGTGAAGTTATGGAAGTAAAAGAGCCAAAAAATTGCTGCAGGAAAGAGAGCAGAGGAGCAATTCAAACCATTCAAGAAAGACCAGCTTCGTTAGACTTGTTACCCCATGTACGGATTAATATCTCTCCCGAAACACCAGTATCAACTTTAAAATACATGGTCGCAAGTTCCAAGGCTCGGTTATCATATAATAAGAAGGAATTGAGGAATTCAGAAGAACTGATGACTCGGGCCTTGATCCAATTCTACCAAAAGCTTCAAGTTCTTAAAGGCTACAG CTTCTTAAATACATTGGCGGTTTCTAAGATCATGAAGAAGTATGATAAG ATAACATCGCGTAAAGCATCCAAGGTCTACTTAGAAATGGTGGATAAATCACCTCTTGGCAGCCCTACAGAG GTCACAAGGCTCATAGAAAGTGTGGAAACTGCTTTCATTAAGCACTTCGCAAATGGTAACCGAAGAAGAGGAATGGACATTTTGAGAAGAAAAATCAGAAGGGAAAGACATGGAATTACATTTTTCTCAG GTTTCTTCTTCGGCTGTGCTGTTGCACTTGTAGTGGCCATTGTTTTAGTTATACACCTAAGAGATGTCTTTGAGAGCAATGGGAGCAGCCAGTTCATGGATAACATATTTCCTCTATATAG CTTTTTTGGTTTCATCATCTTGCACATGTTGATGTACTCTGGAAATATATACTTTTGGAGGCGTTACCGTATCAATTACTCATTCATGTTCGGCTTCAAAGAAGGAACAGAGTTGGGTCACCGGGAGGTCTTCTTTCTTAGTTCAGGTCTTGCTGTGCTCACATTGGCTTGTGTTCTCTCACATATGGACATGGAGATGGACCCGGTAACCAAGAGATTCGAAGCTTTTACAGAGTCAATTCCTCTAGCTCTACTCATG GCTGTTCTTCTTATAATATTTTGtcctttcaatatcatattccGTTCCAGCCGCTTCTTCCTACTTCGTAGTGCATTTCATTTGGTCTGTGCTCCGTTCTACAAG GTTACTCTTGAAGACTTTTTCTTGGCAGATCAACTTACGAGCCAG GTGCAAGCCTTCAGAAGTTTAGAATTCTATATTTGCTACTACGGGTGGGGTGACTTTCTACGAAGAACAAATACATGCGCTCAGAGCAACATTTTTGAAGCTTTCTACTTTGTTGTTGCAATTATTCCATATTGGACTCGTACTCTTCAG TGCCTTCGACGCTTGATTGAGGAGAAAGATGCAAGGCATGTGTTTAATGGACTGAAGTACTTCTCAACAGTTATCGCAGTTGCAATGAGAACAGGCAATGATTTGAATATGGGGATGACTTGGAGAACCTTAGCTATCGTTAGTTCTGTTATTGCAACAATTTCAGGCACGTATTGGGATATAGTATGTGACTGGGGTCTTCTGCGACGAAACTCGAGAAATCCATGGCTGAGAGACAAACTAGTGATATCCAACAAGAGTGTCTACTTTGTGGCAATT GTACTGAATATCTTGCTACGACTTGCTTGGATGCAATCAGTGTTGGGTTTTAGGGAAGCTCCATTCATCCATAGGCAAGCGTTAATTTCCATTGTTGCCGTGTTGGAGATTATTCGACGAGGAATCTGGAATTTCTTCAG GTTGGAGAATGAGCACCTAAACAATGTGGGGAAATACAGGGCATTCAACTCTGTGCCACTTCCTTTTGACTACGACGAGATGGCAAGATGA
- the LOC103498502 gene encoding phosphate transporter PHO1 homolog 9-like isoform X1 encodes MKFGKEFLSQMVPEWQEAYLDYNHLKAILAEVSISKQPKGSDVSGKLKRKVSLYRAFSGLTGRRHSPRKQDDAIITNIVQNGSEESYQSMFFMSSDRGGENEVVFFRRLDDEFNKVVRFYKKKVGELMVEAEELSTQMDILIALRIKVEKPDVAFEDVDEHVDLAGSAVSSTVTSTHGRATDCVFEGRPRLETTQEVEMADDATSISEVMEVKEPKNCCRKESRGAIQTIQERPASLDLLPHVRINISPETPVSTLKYMVASSKARLSYNKKELRNSEELMTRALIQFYQKLQVLKGYSFLNTLAVSKIMKKYDKITSRKASKVYLEMVDKSPLGSPTEVTRLIESVETAFIKHFANGNRRRGMDILRRKIRRERHGITFFSGFFFGCAVALVVAIVLVIHLRDVFESNGSSQFMDNIFPLYSFFGFIILHMLMYSGNIYFWRRYRINYSFMFGFKEGTELGHREVFFLSSGLAVLTLACVLSHMDMEMDPVTKRFEAFTESIPLALLMAVLLIIFCPFNIIFRSSRFFLLRSAFHLVCAPFYKVTLEDFFLADQLTSQVQAFRSLEFYICYYGWGDFLRRTNTCAQSNIFEAFYFVVAIIPYWTRTLQCLRRLIEEKDARHVFNGLKYFSTVIAVAMRTGNDLNMGMTWRTLAIVSSVIATISGTYWDIVCDWGLLRRNSRNPWLRDKLVISNKSVYFVAIVLNILLRLAWMQSVLGFREAPFIHRQALISIVAVLEIIRRGIWNFFRLENEHLNNVGKYRAFNSVPLPFDYDEMAR; translated from the exons ATGAAGTTTGGGAAGGAGTTTTTGTCCCAAATGGTGCCGGAATGGCAAGAAGCGTATTTGGATTACAATCATTTGAAAGCAATTTTGGCTGAAGTAAGTATATCTAAGCAGCCAAAAGGTTCAGATGTCTCGGGTAAGCTAAAGAGAAAGGTTTCTTTGTATAGAGCTTTTAGTGGGCTTACCGGAAGAAGGCATTCTCCAAGGAAGCAGGATGATGCTATCATTACAAACATAGTTCAAAATGGTTCTGAAGAGAGCTATCAGAGTATGTTCTTTATGTCATCTGATCGAGGAGGTGAAAATGAGGTGGTGTTCTTTAGGAGACTAGACGATGAATTCAATAAAGTGGTCAGGTTTTATAAGAAGAAAGTGGGGGAGTTGATGGTGGAGGCAGAGGAATTGAGCACACAGATGGATATTTTGATTGCTTTGAGGATAAAGGTGGAGAAACCAGATGTTGCTTTTGAAGATGTTGATGAACATGTTGATCTAGCAGGAAGTGCAGTCTCCTCAACTGTTACTTCAACCCATGGAAGAGCTACAG ATTGTGTTTTTGAAGGACGGCCGCGCTTGGAAACAACTCAGGAAGTTGAGATGGCAGACGATGCAACTTCAATAAGTGAAGTTATGGAAGTAAAAGAGCCAAAAAATTGCTGCAGGAAAGAGAGCAGAGGAGCAATTCAAACCATTCAAGAAAGACCAGCTTCGTTAGACTTGTTACCCCATGTACGGATTAATATCTCTCCCGAAACACCAGTATCAACTTTAAAATACATGGTCGCAAGTTCCAAGGCTCGGTTATCATATAATAAGAAGGAATTGAGGAATTCAGAAGAACTGATGACTCGGGCCTTGATCCAATTCTACCAAAAGCTTCAAGTTCTTAAAGGCTACAG CTTCTTAAATACATTGGCGGTTTCTAAGATCATGAAGAAGTATGATAAG ATAACATCGCGTAAAGCATCCAAGGTCTACTTAGAAATGGTGGATAAATCACCTCTTGGCAGCCCTACAGAG GTCACAAGGCTCATAGAAAGTGTGGAAACTGCTTTCATTAAGCACTTCGCAAATGGTAACCGAAGAAGAGGAATGGACATTTTGAGAAGAAAAATCAGAAGGGAAAGACATGGAATTACATTTTTCTCAG GTTTCTTCTTCGGCTGTGCTGTTGCACTTGTAGTGGCCATTGTTTTAGTTATACACCTAAGAGATGTCTTTGAGAGCAATGGGAGCAGCCAGTTCATGGATAACATATTTCCTCTATATAG CTTTTTTGGTTTCATCATCTTGCACATGTTGATGTACTCTGGAAATATATACTTTTGGAGGCGTTACCGTATCAATTACTCATTCATGTTCGGCTTCAAAGAAGGAACAGAGTTGGGTCACCGGGAGGTCTTCTTTCTTAGTTCAGGTCTTGCTGTGCTCACATTGGCTTGTGTTCTCTCACATATGGACATGGAGATGGACCCGGTAACCAAGAGATTCGAAGCTTTTACAGAGTCAATTCCTCTAGCTCTACTCATG GCTGTTCTTCTTATAATATTTTGtcctttcaatatcatattccGTTCCAGCCGCTTCTTCCTACTTCGTAGTGCATTTCATTTGGTCTGTGCTCCGTTCTACAAG GTTACTCTTGAAGACTTTTTCTTGGCAGATCAACTTACGAGCCAG GTGCAAGCCTTCAGAAGTTTAGAATTCTATATTTGCTACTACGGGTGGGGTGACTTTCTACGAAGAACAAATACATGCGCTCAGAGCAACATTTTTGAAGCTTTCTACTTTGTTGTTGCAATTATTCCATATTGGACTCGTACTCTTCAG TGCCTTCGACGCTTGATTGAGGAGAAAGATGCAAGGCATGTGTTTAATGGACTGAAGTACTTCTCAACAGTTATCGCAGTTGCAATGAGAACAGGCAATGATTTGAATATGGGGATGACTTGGAGAACCTTAGCTATCGTTAGTTCTGTTATTGCAACAATTTCAGGCACGTATTGGGATATAGTATGTGACTGGGGTCTTCTGCGACGAAACTCGAGAAATCCATGGCTGAGAGACAAACTAGTGATATCCAACAAGAGTGTCTACTTTGTGGCAATT GTACTGAATATCTTGCTACGACTTGCTTGGATGCAATCAGTGTTGGGTTTTAGGGAAGCTCCATTCATCCATAGGCAAGCGTTAATTTCCATTGTTGCCGTGTTGGAGATTATTCGACGAGGAATCTGGAATTTCTTCAG GTTGGAGAATGAGCACCTAAACAATGTGGGGAAATACAGGGCATTCAACTCTGTGCCACTTCCTTTTGACTACGACGAGATGGCAAGATGA
- the LOC103498501 gene encoding SPX domain-containing protein 4 has protein sequence MKFGKEFKTHLEQTLPEWRDKFLCYKPLKKLLKHYPNLPSTLYPIPTNHSLNFLLPPLQPPPVSFDDLTEAAPCETAAAAASLADLQDWFVRILNEELEKLNDFYVDKEEEFVIRFQELKERIDRVKEKSSRGGVFTSENEFSEEMMNIRKDFVAIHGGMVLLKNYSSLNFAGLIKILKKYDKRTGELLRLPYMQLVVRQPFFTTELLTSLVHQCEANLELLFPLEAEVIESTPALPVDPNPPLTDNSKITTSKTPSDLGEESEDLYRSIVAAMTAIRGLQKESSTNNPLSFSSLFKGQDDESTGAVTDENSPSNSLASLPKVDDDDE, from the exons ATGAAATTTGGGAAGGAGTTCAAGACCCATTTAGAACAAACCCTCCCTGAATGGAGGGATAAATTTCTCTGTTACAAGCCTCTCAAAAAGCTACTCAAACATTACCCTAATCTCCCTTCTACTCTTTATCCAATACCCACTAACCATTCTCttaattttcttcttcctcccctTCAACCCCCTCCTGTTTCATTTGACGATCTCACCGAGGCTGCCCCCTGTGAaactgctgctgctgctgcttcTTTGGCTGATCTTCAAGATTGGTTTGTTAGGATTCTCAATGAAGAATTGGAAAAATTGAATGATTTTTATGTTGATAAAGAGGAAGAGTTTGTTATTCGGTTTCAG GAGCTAAAGGAAAGAATAGATCGTGTGAAGGAAAAGAGCAGCAGGGGAGGTGTTTTTACATCAGAGAATGAATTCAGTGAAGAAATGATGAATATTCGTAAGGACTTTGTTGCCATTCATGGAGGAATGGTGCTTCTGAAAAACTATAGCTCCCTAAATTTTGCAG GactaattaaaattttgaagaagTATGATAAACGTACGGGCGAACTGTTGCGTCTTCCTTACATGCAACTCGTAGTACGTCAACCTTTCTTCACCACAGAACTTCTCACAAGCCTGGTTCATCAATGCGAGGCAAACCTTGAGCTACTCTTTCCACTGGAAGCAGAAGTTATTGAATCAACACCAGCCTTACCAGTTGATCCGAACCCTCCTCTAACTGATAACTCCAAAATTACTACATCCAAGACACCTTCGGACCTTGGGGAGGAAAGCGAGGATTTATATCGAAGCATTGTTGCTGCAATGACAGCCATTCGTGGGCTACAGAAAGAAAGTTCCACCAATAACCCTTTGtcattttcttctctctttaaGGGTCAGGATGATGAGAGCACTGGTGCTGTGACAGATGAGAACTCTCCCTCAAACTCTTTAGCTTCTTTACCTAaagttgatgatgatgatgaatag
- the LOC103498499 gene encoding transcription factor MYB106-like, producing the protein MGRSPCCDKVGLKKGPWTPEEDQKLLDYIKEHGHGSWRALPSKAGLQRCGKSCRLRWINYLRPDIKRGKFSLQEEQTIIQLHALLGNRWSAIATHLPKRTDNEIKNYWNTHLKKRLTKMGIDPVTHKPKNDALLTADGHSKSAANLSHIAQWESARLEAEARLVRESRLRTSTTATTTNPPSPLLLTKPEPPPAIPSRSLDALKPWNHGLGRGITSGDHHLESPTSTLTFSENVRTVMGTGSGGENSIAMIEFVGSSSSCHEWKEEGFGNSSSQLQEDHHHHHHQYKEGFENSMSFTSHEMTLSIEATTTTWTSESLRSSTRDHHHNNHNNNHNNDIVEEGFTNLLLNNNVDERNQSDAGGGEESENGSGSDYYEDNKNYWNSILNLVNSSPSDSSIF; encoded by the exons ATGGGAAGGTCACCTTGTTGTGACAAAGTGGGGTTGAAGAAAGGGCCATGGACACCTGAAGAAGATCAAAAGCTTTTGGATTATATCAAAGAACATGGCCATGGGAGTTGGAGAGCGTTGCCTTCTAAAGCTG GACTTCAAAGATGTGGAAAGAGTTGTAGATTGAGATGGATTAATTATCTTAGACCCGATATTAAAAGAGGCAAATTTAGTTTGCAAGAAGAACAAACCATTATTCAACTCCATGCTCTTCTTGGCAACAG GTGGTCAGCCATTGCAACTCACTTACCAAAAAGAACAGATAATGAGATAAAAAATTATTGGAATACACATCTTAAGAAAAGGTTGACTAAAATGGGGATTGATCCAGTTACCCACAAACCCAAAAATGATGCTTTACTCACTGCTGATGGCCACTCCAAAAGTGCTGCCAATTTAAGCCACATTGCTCAATGGGAAAGTGCTCGTCTTGAAGCTGAAGCTAGGCTTGTTAGAGAATCAAGATTACGTACTTctactactgctactactaCAAACCCTCCTTCACCTCTCCTTTTGACTAAACCCGAACCACCACCCGCCATCCCTTCCCGATCGCTGGATGCTTTGAAACCCTGGAACCACG GTCTGGGTCGTGGAATTACTAGCGGTGATCATCACTTGGAATCTCCTACTTCGACGTTGACTTTTTCGGAGAATGTACGAACGGTGATGGGAACGGGAAGCGGGGGAGAGAACTCGATAGCTATGATTGAGTTTGTGGGAAGTTCGAGTTCTTGCCATGAGTGGAAAGAAGAGGGATTTGGAAATTCTTCAAGCCAATTACAAGaagatcatcatcatcatcatcatcaatacAAAGAGGGTTTTGAGAATTCAATGTCATTTACATCTCATGAAATGACGTTATCAATTgaagcaacaacaacaacatggACAAGTGAATCATTAAGATCATCAACAAGAGATCAtcatcataataatcataacaACAACCATAATAATGACATTGTTGAAGAAGGATTCACTAATCTTCTTCTTAACAACAATGTGGATGAAAGAAATCAATCTGATGCAGGTGGAGGTGAAGAATCTGAAAATGGAAGTGGAAGTGATTATTATGAAGATAACAAGAATTATTGGAATAGCATTCTTAATTTGGTCAATTCTTCTCCATCTGattcttcaattttctaa
- the LOC103498497 gene encoding NAC domain-containing protein 92-like isoform X1 — translation MNFSSTNFQKHTMAETQTQTNNFWNHTNNEEQQIDLPPGFRFHPTDEELITHYLSPKVLNPNFSSIAIGHADLNKSEPWDLPAGRAKMGEKEWYFFCVKDRKYPTGLRTNRATDSGYWKATGKDKEIFRGKKLVGMKKTLVFYKGRAPKGEKSNWVMHEFRLQPKFIIKPTTKNEWVICRIFNKSSTESKLLPSITMNNNPFNSPALPALMEYSQSQTPYTGEARAASHVSCFSNDGGGGGGGGGDTKLYNFRTNTYNHHFSSSSALPPAPALLPFPLPNTADSGYGNSIMRMLMNPKVEISGYSTNGIGMMEGDDDQNPSLVSDDPLDLESLWNY, via the exons ATGAATTTTTCTTCTACCAATTTCCAAAAACACACCATGGCCGAAACCCAAACCCAAACCAACAATTTCTGGAATCATACTAATAACGAAGAACAACAAATCGATTTACCTCCCGGCTTCCGTTTCCATCCCACCGATGAAGAATTAATCACTCATTACCTCTCCCCCAAAGTCTTAAACCCCAATTTCTCCTCCATCGCCATTGGCCATGCCGATTTAAACAAATCCGAGCCCTGGGATTTGCCtg CAGGGAGGGCGAAAATGGGTGAAAAAGAATGGTATTTCTTTTGTGTTAAAGACAGGAAATACCCAACAGGGCTAAGAACAAACAGAGCTACTGATTCTGGTTATTGGAAAGCTACTGGTAAAGATAAAGAGATCTTTAGAGGAAAAAAACTTGTGGGTATGAAGAAAACTTTGGTTTTTTATAAAGGAAGAGCTCCTAAAGGTGAAAAATCCAACTGGGTTATGCATGAATTTCGCTTACAACCCAAGTTCATCATCAAGCCCACCACTAAG AACGAATGGGTTATTTGTCGAATCTTCAACAAAAGTTCCACGGAGTCCAAACTATTACCATCAATAACAATGAACAACAATCCCTTCAATTCCCCTGCTTTGCCGGCGTTAATGGAATATTCGCAATCGCAAACGCCCTACACCGGTGAGGCACGTGCAGCATCGCACGTCTCCTGCTTCTCCAACGacggtggtggtggtggtggtggtggtggtgatACAAAGCTTTACAATTTCAGAACTAATACTTATAATCatcatttctcttcttcttctgcacTACCGCCGGCGCCAGCCTTGTTGCCGTTTCCTTTACCGAACACGGCGGATTCGGGTTATGGGAATTCAATTATGAGAATGCTGATGAATCCAAAAGTGGAGATTTCGGGTTATAGTACTAATGGAATTGGAATGATGGAGGGAGATGATGATCAAAACCCATCATTGGTTTCTGATGATCCATTAGACCTTGAAAGTCTATggaattattaa
- the LOC103498497 gene encoding NAC domain-containing protein 92-like isoform X2 — MNFSSTNFQKHTMAETQTQTNNFWNHTNNEEQQIDLPPGFRFHPTDEELITHYLSPKVLNPNFSSIAIGHADLNKSEPWDLPGRAKMGEKEWYFFCVKDRKYPTGLRTNRATDSGYWKATGKDKEIFRGKKLVGMKKTLVFYKGRAPKGEKSNWVMHEFRLQPKFIIKPTTKNEWVICRIFNKSSTESKLLPSITMNNNPFNSPALPALMEYSQSQTPYTGEARAASHVSCFSNDGGGGGGGGGDTKLYNFRTNTYNHHFSSSSALPPAPALLPFPLPNTADSGYGNSIMRMLMNPKVEISGYSTNGIGMMEGDDDQNPSLVSDDPLDLESLWNY; from the exons ATGAATTTTTCTTCTACCAATTTCCAAAAACACACCATGGCCGAAACCCAAACCCAAACCAACAATTTCTGGAATCATACTAATAACGAAGAACAACAAATCGATTTACCTCCCGGCTTCCGTTTCCATCCCACCGATGAAGAATTAATCACTCATTACCTCTCCCCCAAAGTCTTAAACCCCAATTTCTCCTCCATCGCCATTGGCCATGCCGATTTAAACAAATCCGAGCCCTGGGATTTGCCtg GGAGGGCGAAAATGGGTGAAAAAGAATGGTATTTCTTTTGTGTTAAAGACAGGAAATACCCAACAGGGCTAAGAACAAACAGAGCTACTGATTCTGGTTATTGGAAAGCTACTGGTAAAGATAAAGAGATCTTTAGAGGAAAAAAACTTGTGGGTATGAAGAAAACTTTGGTTTTTTATAAAGGAAGAGCTCCTAAAGGTGAAAAATCCAACTGGGTTATGCATGAATTTCGCTTACAACCCAAGTTCATCATCAAGCCCACCACTAAG AACGAATGGGTTATTTGTCGAATCTTCAACAAAAGTTCCACGGAGTCCAAACTATTACCATCAATAACAATGAACAACAATCCCTTCAATTCCCCTGCTTTGCCGGCGTTAATGGAATATTCGCAATCGCAAACGCCCTACACCGGTGAGGCACGTGCAGCATCGCACGTCTCCTGCTTCTCCAACGacggtggtggtggtggtggtggtggtggtgatACAAAGCTTTACAATTTCAGAACTAATACTTATAATCatcatttctcttcttcttctgcacTACCGCCGGCGCCAGCCTTGTTGCCGTTTCCTTTACCGAACACGGCGGATTCGGGTTATGGGAATTCAATTATGAGAATGCTGATGAATCCAAAAGTGGAGATTTCGGGTTATAGTACTAATGGAATTGGAATGATGGAGGGAGATGATGATCAAAACCCATCATTGGTTTCTGATGATCCATTAGACCTTGAAAGTCTATggaattattaa